The region AATGATGTTGTCCAAAGCTTTATGAATACTGGATAGATCATTATCGCTCAAATGGATTTTTGCTCCACCTATATTCTCTTGTAAGCGGGTAATTTTTGTGGTTCCCGGAATCGGTGCAATCCACGGCTTTTGCGCCAACAGCCATGCCAACGCAACCTGTGCTGGCGTTGCGTCTTGTTCTCTCGCAATTTTTGTTACAAGGTCAACAATAGCCTGATTCGCTTCGCGGTTTTCTTTGGTAAAACGAGGAAAAGAATTTCTAGCATCGGTCTTGTCAAATTCAGTATCTGCATTCATCTTACCCGTTAAAAATCCTTTCCCTAATGGGCTAAACGGAACAAAGCCAATGCCCAATTCTTCAAGCAATGGAATGATTTCCTTTTCAGGTTCCCGCCAGAACATGGAATACTCGCTTTGCAGGGCAGTCACGGGTTGTACGGCGTGCGCCCTGCGAATACTTTGCACGCCGGCTTCACTCATACCAAAGTGTCTTACTTTTCCTTCGGAAATCAAATCTTTTACGGTTCCGGCAACGTCTTCAATAGGCACACCTGGGTCCACGCGGTGCAGATAAAACAAGTCAATATAATCGGTTTGCAAATACCGGAGCGAGTTTTCTGCCACCTGCCTGATACGTTCTGGACGGCTATCCAAACCATCTGTATACCTACCATTTTTAAAGCCAAACTTGGTAGCGATGATAGCCTTATCACGTACATCGTACAACGCTTTTCCTACTAACTGCTCATTGGCGCCTTGTCCATAAGCTTCTGCGGTATCAAAGAAAGTAATGCCCGATTCATAAGCTTTTTGGATAAGTGCAATGGCCTCTTTTTCATTTGTTGCTGGACCATAAGCAACGCTTAATCCCATGCAACCGAGACCAAGTTCTGACACTTCTAATCCCGAGTTCCCTAATTGTCGTGTTTTCATTTTGTATTTTATATTAATGTTTAAATATGTCATTGGATCTTTACTTCCGCCTTCCCCGTCTTTTATTTTCGGCACATTGGTTCTTTAGGTCTTTAAAGAAGCGACATTCCGCCATCCATAACAATTTCAGCACCAGTGATAAATTTTGCAGCATCAGTACAGAAATATGCCACCATTTTAGCCACGTCTTCTGCTGTTCCTTTTTTCTTAAGCGGAATGCGTTCAATCATCCAATCATGCAAAGAAGATAGTGTCTTTTCATCCAATCCCATTTTATTAAGTATTTCCGTATCGGTGGGTCCCGGGCTTACCGCATTTACGCGAATACCCCTTGGAGCTAACTCCAATGCAGCGATGCGCATCACCGAATTTAGAGCTGCCTTGCTGGAAGAATAAACAGAAGAATTTGCACCGTTCATACTGGCAGTGTTAGATGACAGGAATACCACAGAAGCACCATCTTTCAAATGTGGAATGAAATTGCTGAGCACAAAATAAGCTCCTTTGAAATTGACGTTGAAGATGTTATCAAAGAATGTTTCAGTGACCTGGCCAATCGGGCTTGAGTTTACTATTCCTGCGTTGATAAAAAGTATGTCTATTTTCCCAAACCGTTCAGTGACCTCAGCAACAAGATTTTCAGTTTGTTGAATGCTGGACTGATCGGAAACTATACCGGTTACCTCAAGCTCTTTAGACGCCTTATCAACGGCTTCCTGGCGTCTTCCAGTGATAATTACGATTGCCCCTTGCGCTTTTAGCTCCTTTGCGGTAGCATAACCTATGCCGCTATTTCCGCCAGTAATTACTGCAATTTTGTTTTTTAAATTTTTCATATAACAAAATTACCCCAAAATGGTATAACTTTGTTACCAGTATAACAGAGTATACCAAAATGACTAAACAGGAAAAAGCGGCCGAAATCTTATCGAATCCGCGTAATCAGAAAGAAGAAGTCCAAGCTTTACAGGACACTATTTATGTTATTGGAGGCAAATGGAAATTACCTATAATCAATTCACTTTGTAATGGTAATAAGCGCTTCCGTGAAATCGAACGAAGCATACCCGGCATTACAACCCGTATGTTATCCCGGGAACTAAAAGAAATGGAAGCTAACCAGCTCGTAAAAAGAACTGTTACGCCGGAAACCCCGGTGCTCGTTGAATATACCGTTACAGATTACTGTCAAAGTTTTGGAAATATAATTCTTGAGATGATTAAATGGGGAAAGGAACACCGAGAAAAAATTAAAAATACCATGTAATTTTGTTCTGTCGTCTCGAATATGAAAGGTTCGTTTCATTCGTCAATCCATTTTCTGCATATTCTCTGGTTTTTTTAGGCAGTAAAACTCACGATATTCAAAAAGTTTTGATTAGTAAATTTTTAAAGTCCTTGATAATAATCTTTCGCCAATCTACTTAGTAATTCATTGTCATGTTAGATTTTGTCGCTATTCTCCGAATTTTGGAATTTAAGATATTGAACTCAAAAAATAAATTCTTAAACCATGATTATCTATCTTAACACCAATAAATTATAGAAAAAAGGACAAGCCTTTTTTTAGACTTGTCCTAAGAGGTGACCGCAGAAGGATTCGAACCCTCACTGTCGGAGCCGAAATCCGAAGTTCTATCCATTAAACTATGCAGCCGGCTTTTGCATAAATGATAATCATTTATCAAAAATTTTTAGAATGTAATCTTTACTCCTCCCAAAACCTGAGCTCCAAGAACTTTATATCCTTTGTAGGTCTGATATTTTGAGCTTAGAAGATTATTTCCGAGTGCGAAAATACTGAAATTTTTGTGAATTTTGTACTCTGCCGAAAGATTTAGATCTGCATATCCTCCCACTTTATCATTCGTATTTTCGGTAGACTGATACATCATTGGGCTTCCAACTCCCTCAATCATAAAGGAATTCGTGGTTCTGTCGCTTGCAAAAATCCCTTTAAAACCTAGTAATAATTTTTGATCAAGCATGGTATATTTTGCCCCGATAGTTGCAGTTAACAACGGTACATTGTAGATATCCGAGTAGTTTTTCAAGTCAAATTTTGTAAATTTAACTTCAGCATCCAACACTAAATTAGCCAGTGGAAAATACTGAAGGCTCCCTTTGATATCACTTACATTTCCGTCATCATACACCGCAGAGAAAGTATTGGCAAAATTATACGCTGAACGGTTTAAGGTATAAGTATTGTCAAATAAGCTGTTAGCTTTAAAGAACATAATATCTCTCATTTTTCCGTATCCAGCTGAAACATCATATTTGAAAGTTTCGTCAATATCACCTCTCAACCCTACATAGAAATGGTATTTTGTTTCTGTAGGTCTCAAATACTGGTCAGAAACAATGAAAGGATTCTGCTGTAATAAATCTGCGTAAGTATTCAGTTTTAAACCTCCGTCAACTCCACCATAGAATTTAAATCCATTGATGGCTGCATATTGAAACTCAGCTTTAGGAAACCAATAAGTTTTATTGTTTTTCAGTTGTTCAGCCATTAAGTCATTTGAATTTTTAGCATTCAAGAACTCAAATGAAGAACCCAGCATTAAATAAGAATCTCCTTTTCTGAATGTTACTTTCGGAGCTAAATTGGTATTGAAAAAATTTGACGAATTTTTATCTCTTATGGCAAATTCACTCTTTACAGCTTCTAAACCTACTCCTAAATCAGCATTTAAGTTAATTCCTGATTTTCCGATTTCAACCGCATGTTTCGAAAGATTGGCCAATACGGAAACCTGGTTCTCCTGTGCGTCAAAATGATCTTTTAGGAAGGAAGATTTTACTCTGATATCATTTAATATTTCATTGGAATAGAAGTCATAGTACCCATTTACTTTAAACTGGTTTACGCGCTGATCCAAATCAACGTTTCCAGGTTCTAATGCATAAATTCCGTAGTAATTATAGCTGTTTAAATTGTATTCAGCATTTAAGTTGAATTTTCCTTTATCTCCGTAAGAATTAAGGAAAGCACCAAGTGTTGTAGCACTCTGCTTAGAATCCCAGGCATATTCTTTTTTAAGTCCCTGAGTGGATAGGAAATGCGCATCAGCACCTACTTCGATTTTATTTTCCAATGTCTTCGAAATATTGGCATCACCCAAAATTTTCCCGTAATTCCCCATTCCGAACTGGATATAATTATTCTGAGCAGTTCCGTCAAATTTAGGAGTTACATCAGCACCCTGAATGGTTGAAGTTTTGAAATCCGAAACCGCAGGAACATCTGTGATGGTATATTTTACTGGATTCTGAGATTTCTCTTCCGGTGGATAGTTTTTAATCGTCTCCACAGAAGTTTTCTTTTTTTCGATCTTCTTTACTTCCGGTTCTCTTTTTTTATTAAGAATCAGTTTTTCTTCTTTGATCTGGGAAAACGCCACCGACGAAAACCCTAAAAATATGATGGATAATAATTGAATTTTTCTGTTCATTATTTTTGTATTTAAGTATTTGTGTAAAAAGTATTATTGATTTTCAGTTATATAAATACGTTTTACGTTAATACATTAGTACACTTTTTACTTTTTAATCTGCTTTTTAACTTCTTTAGCTTCGGCTACAATTTCAGGGAAATCTTTATAATTTTCAATAATCTGATCACATGTATAACTTGCCTGATAATTGTCTTTTAATCCTATATAATTTTTCGCCATCAATACTAATGCTTTCGCACCCCAATATTCTTCTGAAGCGTAATTATTGGCTAGTTTAAAGATGGTTTCATTCGAAGATTTGAAAGCCTTTCCTTTGTTCTGATAGAAAGCTTTTGCATACAGAGATTCCGC is a window of Candidatus Chryseobacterium colombiense DNA encoding:
- a CDS encoding helix-turn-helix domain-containing protein, encoding MTKQEKAAEILSNPRNQKEEVQALQDTIYVIGGKWKLPIINSLCNGNKRFREIERSIPGITTRMLSRELKEMEANQLVKRTVTPETPVLVEYTVTDYCQSFGNIILEMIKWGKEHREKIKNTM
- a CDS encoding aldo/keto reductase, whose protein sequence is MKTRQLGNSGLEVSELGLGCMGLSVAYGPATNEKEAIALIQKAYESGITFFDTAEAYGQGANEQLVGKALYDVRDKAIIATKFGFKNGRYTDGLDSRPERIRQVAENSLRYLQTDYIDLFYLHRVDPGVPIEDVAGTVKDLISEGKVRHFGMSEAGVQSIRRAHAVQPVTALQSEYSMFWREPEKEIIPLLEELGIGFVPFSPLGKGFLTGKMNADTEFDKTDARNSFPRFTKENREANQAIVDLVTKIAREQDATPAQVALAWLLAQKPWIAPIPGTTKITRLQENIGGAKIHLSDNDLSSIHKALDNIILQGERYSASAADLQGR
- a CDS encoding SDR family oxidoreductase, giving the protein MKNLKNKIAVITGGNSGIGYATAKELKAQGAIVIITGRRQEAVDKASKELEVTGIVSDQSSIQQTENLVAEVTERFGKIDILFINAGIVNSSPIGQVTETFFDNIFNVNFKGAYFVLSNFIPHLKDGASVVFLSSNTASMNGANSSVYSSSKAALNSVMRIAALELAPRGIRVNAVSPGPTDTEILNKMGLDEKTLSSLHDWMIERIPLKKKGTAEDVAKMVAYFCTDAAKFITGAEIVMDGGMSLL
- a CDS encoding TonB-dependent receptor, yielding MNRKIQLLSIIFLGFSSVAFSQIKEEKLILNKKREPEVKKIEKKKTSVETIKNYPPEEKSQNPVKYTITDVPAVSDFKTSTIQGADVTPKFDGTAQNNYIQFGMGNYGKILGDANISKTLENKIEVGADAHFLSTQGLKKEYAWDSKQSATTLGAFLNSYGDKGKFNLNAEYNLNSYNYYGIYALEPGNVDLDQRVNQFKVNGYYDFYSNEILNDIRVKSSFLKDHFDAQENQVSVLANLSKHAVEIGKSGINLNADLGVGLEAVKSEFAIRDKNSSNFFNTNLAPKVTFRKGDSYLMLGSSFEFLNAKNSNDLMAEQLKNNKTYWFPKAEFQYAAINGFKFYGGVDGGLKLNTYADLLQQNPFIVSDQYLRPTETKYHFYVGLRGDIDETFKYDVSAGYGKMRDIMFFKANSLFDNTYTLNRSAYNFANTFSAVYDDGNVSDIKGSLQYFPLANLVLDAEVKFTKFDLKNYSDIYNVPLLTATIGAKYTMLDQKLLLGFKGIFASDRTTNSFMIEGVGSPMMYQSTENTNDKVGGYADLNLSAEYKIHKNFSIFALGNNLLSSKYQTYKGYKVLGAQVLGGVKITF